From Haloarcula sp. CBA1127, a single genomic window includes:
- a CDS encoding DUF58 domain-containing protein, with the protein MTIEPDFLDELGRFTAALNRQTTSIRQGDQQSPRVGEGLTFSDYRRYSPGDDTRRIDWKLFARTEEYFIKQYEEERSLTVNLLVDTSASMDYGDASSHKFEYAAKLGLGFAYLTAEENNDFQFCTFRDRVNRIDTGQSNRGELLSLIDQLNEMTPDGTADFESALESYAERIRSRSLVVVFSDCLTEPEALESGIAALARNDADVLLVRVVAPAERDPGVVGDVLFANPESDETRRSYFSGSLAETYQSRLDAHVDSVSNRVTALGADHVLVDTGEDYFDSFASIWLQ; encoded by the coding sequence GTGACTATCGAACCGGACTTTCTCGACGAACTCGGCCGGTTCACCGCCGCACTGAACCGCCAAACGACCTCGATTCGGCAGGGCGACCAGCAGTCCCCCCGGGTCGGCGAGGGGCTCACATTTAGCGATTACCGTCGCTACTCGCCGGGGGACGACACGCGACGGATCGACTGGAAGCTGTTCGCCCGCACAGAGGAGTACTTCATCAAGCAGTACGAGGAAGAGCGGAGCCTGACCGTCAACCTGCTCGTCGACACGAGCGCGTCGATGGACTACGGCGACGCGTCGAGTCACAAATTCGAGTACGCCGCCAAGCTCGGGCTCGGCTTCGCATACCTCACCGCGGAGGAGAACAACGACTTCCAGTTCTGTACGTTCCGCGACCGGGTGAACCGGATCGATACGGGCCAGTCGAACCGCGGCGAACTCCTCTCGCTCATCGACCAGTTGAACGAGATGACGCCCGACGGGACAGCCGACTTCGAATCCGCGTTGGAGAGCTACGCCGAGCGCATTCGGTCGCGCTCGCTCGTCGTCGTGTTCAGCGACTGCCTGACCGAGCCGGAGGCACTCGAATCCGGTATCGCCGCGCTTGCACGCAACGACGCCGACGTGTTGCTGGTCCGCGTGGTCGCCCCGGCGGAACGGGACCCCGGCGTCGTCGGTGACGTGCTGTTCGCCAACCCCGAGAGCGACGAGACGCGACGGTCGTATTTCAGCGGCTCACTGGCCGAGACGTACCAGTCGCGACTCGACGCCCATGTCGACTCGGTTTCCAATCGCGTTACAGCACTAGGCGCGGACCACGTACTGGTCGATACTGGCGAAGACTACTTCGACTCGTTTGCGAGCATCTGGTTGCAGTAG
- a CDS encoding MoxR family ATPase — protein sequence MSSEQDIDELQRKIANAREQIGTRIVGQEEVLEQLLICILADGNALLESNPGLGKTTMVRTVAEVTDLQFSRIQNTPDLMPSDITGTEIIRETDSGRDFVFEKGPVFANVVLADEINRATPKTQAALLEAMQEKQVTAAGETYELPRPFFILATQNPIDQSGTYALPEAQTDRFMLKLLVDYPDYEEERTIVDMYTAGAEQVPVERSLTRPEIQEIQQLVREMPIADDLRDRAVQLVRRTREADDIEFGASPRASMALVQTAKARAFLRGRSHVTGEDIEALAAPVLRHRIIVDFRAEREGRTADDLIAALLE from the coding sequence ATGAGCTCAGAGCAAGACATCGACGAACTACAGCGGAAGATCGCGAACGCACGCGAACAGATCGGCACGCGGATCGTCGGTCAGGAGGAGGTACTGGAGCAACTGCTCATCTGTATCCTGGCCGACGGCAACGCCCTGCTCGAATCGAACCCGGGACTGGGGAAGACGACGATGGTCCGGACCGTCGCGGAGGTGACCGACCTCCAGTTCTCCCGCATTCAGAACACGCCCGACCTGATGCCGTCCGACATCACGGGGACCGAAATCATCCGTGAAACCGACAGCGGCCGCGATTTCGTCTTCGAGAAGGGACCGGTGTTCGCCAACGTCGTACTGGCCGATGAGATCAACCGGGCGACGCCGAAGACACAGGCTGCCCTGCTGGAAGCGATGCAGGAGAAACAGGTGACTGCCGCGGGCGAGACCTACGAGCTGCCGCGCCCGTTCTTTATTCTGGCCACCCAGAACCCCATCGACCAGTCGGGGACCTACGCGCTCCCGGAGGCCCAGACCGACCGCTTCATGCTGAAGCTGCTGGTCGACTACCCCGACTACGAGGAAGAGCGGACCATCGTCGATATGTACACCGCCGGCGCAGAGCAAGTCCCCGTCGAGCGCTCGTTGACCCGTCCGGAGATTCAGGAAATCCAGCAACTGGTCCGCGAGATGCCCATTGCCGACGACCTGCGCGACCGGGCGGTCCAGCTCGTCCGCCGGACGCGCGAGGCTGACGACATCGAGTTCGGGGCCAGCCCGCGGGCGAGCATGGCGCTCGTCCAGACGGCGAAGGCGCGGGCGTTCCTCCGCGGCCGATCGCACGTCACGGGCGAGGACATCGAGGCGCTGGCAGCCCCCGTGCTCCGCCACCGGATTATCGTTGACTTCCGGGCCGAGCGGGAGGGTCGAACGGCAGACGACCTCATCGCAGCCCTGCTGGAATGA
- a CDS encoding DUF5082 family protein, translating into MSAIGRRINLGLVVFVVLSMVGTGGTTVLYQDSASELRSQNQDLRQENAELRGNLDDTRSELESTRTRVDELQEQLETRSEDVDQVATNLNQTEEQLNATQSQLAETRRSLRDSEDRVEELEGTVDDLQDERDTLENEVDDLESTIGDLESENEDLEDERAKLEDQVSDLQDEIDSLESRISTLEDDIEDLENQNQELRDDIETLCSQPENQDKATCEGY; encoded by the coding sequence GTGAGCGCAATCGGTCGCCGAATCAACCTCGGACTCGTGGTGTTCGTCGTCCTCTCGATGGTCGGAACCGGCGGAACGACGGTGCTGTACCAGGATTCCGCGAGCGAACTGCGATCGCAGAACCAGGATCTCAGACAGGAAAACGCCGAACTTCGAGGGAATCTGGACGACACCAGAAGTGAACTGGAATCTACCCGGACTCGCGTCGACGAACTCCAAGAGCAGTTGGAGACGCGGTCGGAGGACGTCGATCAGGTCGCGACCAATCTGAACCAGACAGAGGAGCAGTTGAACGCCACGCAGAGCCAGTTAGCAGAGACCCGGCGGTCGCTCCGCGATAGCGAGGACCGCGTCGAAGAACTGGAGGGGACAGTCGATGACCTACAGGATGAGCGCGACACGCTCGAGAACGAGGTCGATGACCTCGAATCAACAATCGGCGATCTGGAGAGCGAAAACGAGGATCTAGAGGACGAGCGTGCCAAACTGGAGGACCAAGTGTCAGACCTGCAGGACGAAATCGACAGTCTGGAATCACGGATAAGTACGCTCGAAGACGATATCGAGGACCTCGAAAACCAGAACCAAGAGCTGCGAGACGATATCGAGACGCTCTGTAGCCAGCCAGAGAACCAGGACAAAGCTACCTGCGAGGGCTACTGA
- a CDS encoding VWA domain-containing protein: MSVSYTLAEGLTVGVEHLWPLVVLPVAVGLLAYLIRRGEGGPRSASNRSRRLLLASRVLIVCLLVLGAMGPYTVQTRETPGEPGVTLLTDESASMGIYPNTTDEMVQDIEDEGVPVTRATIGSGSNSRIGDGVAANLQENGTVVVVSDGRVTEGRSLATAAEDAAGLNATVHSVTPQSPRTERAVAIAGPSTVSRGVQSQYTVSMEGVSVIEAVPVEVTIDGETVTEGELRPDGTLTVDHTFEEIGSHRVTATLSGDDEYARNDVFYKSVRVVEQPDVLYVSQGEYPLRNYLDSLYNVSTASSVPADLDDYAAVVMQDTPSGNIGNATALQDFVINGGGLVVAGGDNAYENGGYETSSVGSMLPVRVGNASGGESNIVILVDVSGSAESGLSIQKAVALDVLDQLGDENQVGVVAFNHNAYRVSEMQALGQNRAETEDKIRRLESGGATDIAVGLQGADELLGDREGTIILLSDGQDQLGPPAAVANQLGREGTRVVSVGVGKRVGVTTMRQIASESGGSYFAADETERLRLLFGGSSRRYQGENLTIVTEDTFITSGVELTANPGQANNVQVKPGADYQVATADGKPAIASWRFGLGRVVSITAYDSDNTMGGLLDRPDSLVVTKSVNYAVGDPMRSQTGVTAVGDARVGRPTTLTYRGDSRPEAANISFRQIGDGRYRGEFTPQEAGYQTALDTEYAANYPVEYATFGPSDSLDALVETTGGQTFSPSQGEQIASEARQKSTRVRTVRDTWDWVALLGALLLFTGEVVARRVQVYRGRTSLESGLP; encoded by the coding sequence ATGAGCGTTTCATACACCCTCGCGGAGGGACTCACCGTCGGTGTCGAGCACCTGTGGCCGCTGGTGGTTCTGCCGGTCGCCGTCGGTCTCCTCGCGTATCTCATCCGGCGTGGCGAGGGCGGGCCGCGGTCGGCCTCGAACCGGAGCCGCCGACTCCTGCTTGCCAGCCGCGTGCTCATCGTCTGCCTGCTCGTCCTCGGCGCGATGGGACCGTACACCGTCCAGACCAGAGAGACGCCTGGCGAGCCGGGCGTGACACTGCTGACAGACGAATCCGCGAGCATGGGGATCTATCCGAACACGACCGACGAGATGGTACAGGACATCGAGGACGAGGGGGTTCCGGTGACGCGAGCGACGATCGGCAGCGGGTCGAACTCGCGGATCGGCGACGGTGTGGCGGCAAATCTTCAAGAGAATGGAACGGTCGTCGTCGTCTCCGACGGGCGCGTCACGGAGGGGCGAAGCCTGGCGACGGCCGCCGAGGACGCCGCCGGGCTCAACGCGACTGTCCATAGCGTCACTCCCCAGTCGCCACGCACCGAGCGGGCCGTGGCGATAGCAGGGCCGTCGACGGTGAGCCGCGGCGTCCAGTCGCAGTACACCGTCTCGATGGAGGGCGTGAGTGTCATCGAAGCGGTGCCAGTCGAGGTGACCATCGACGGCGAGACGGTCACTGAAGGCGAACTCCGACCGGACGGGACGCTCACCGTCGACCATACGTTCGAGGAAATCGGGTCACACCGCGTGACTGCGACGCTGTCCGGCGACGACGAGTACGCGCGAAACGACGTGTTCTACAAGAGCGTCCGCGTCGTCGAGCAGCCCGACGTGCTGTACGTCTCACAGGGCGAGTACCCGCTGCGAAACTATCTCGACTCGCTGTACAACGTCTCGACGGCCTCGTCGGTTCCGGCGGACCTCGACGACTACGCCGCCGTCGTCATGCAAGACACGCCGTCGGGCAATATCGGGAACGCCACCGCGTTGCAGGACTTCGTCATCAATGGTGGCGGGCTGGTCGTCGCGGGCGGCGACAACGCCTACGAGAACGGCGGCTACGAAACGTCGTCGGTGGGCTCGATGCTTCCGGTCCGTGTCGGGAACGCGTCCGGCGGCGAGTCGAACATCGTCATCCTCGTCGACGTGTCCGGTAGCGCCGAGAGCGGACTCTCGATACAGAAAGCTGTCGCGCTTGACGTGCTCGACCAGCTCGGCGACGAGAACCAGGTCGGCGTGGTCGCGTTCAACCACAACGCGTACCGCGTCTCGGAGATGCAGGCGCTCGGACAGAACCGGGCGGAAACCGAAGACAAGATCCGACGGCTGGAAAGTGGTGGCGCGACGGACATCGCCGTCGGGCTTCAGGGTGCTGACGAACTGCTGGGCGACCGCGAAGGGACGATCATCCTCCTCAGTGACGGTCAGGACCAGCTCGGCCCGCCAGCAGCCGTCGCCAACCAACTGGGCCGCGAAGGGACCCGCGTCGTCTCGGTCGGCGTCGGCAAGCGCGTTGGCGTCACAACGATGCGCCAGATCGCCAGCGAGTCCGGCGGCTCGTACTTCGCGGCCGACGAGACCGAGCGGCTGCGGCTCCTCTTTGGCGGCTCCTCGCGGCGCTACCAGGGGGAGAACCTCACCATCGTCACAGAGGACACGTTCATCACCTCCGGCGTCGAGCTGACAGCCAATCCCGGTCAGGCGAACAACGTTCAGGTCAAGCCCGGTGCCGACTACCAAGTCGCCACCGCGGACGGGAAGCCGGCCATCGCCTCCTGGCGGTTCGGGTTGGGCCGCGTGGTCTCTATCACCGCCTACGATTCGGACAACACGATGGGCGGCCTGCTCGACCGGCCGGACTCGCTGGTCGTCACGAAATCGGTCAATTACGCGGTCGGCGATCCCATGCGTTCCCAGACCGGCGTCACGGCGGTCGGTGACGCCCGTGTGGGGCGTCCGACAACGCTGACCTACCGGGGCGATAGCCGCCCGGAGGCGGCAAACATCTCCTTCCGCCAGATCGGCGACGGCCGGTATCGCGGCGAGTTTACGCCTCAGGAAGCAGGATATCAGACCGCACTCGACACCGAGTACGCGGCGAACTACCCCGTCGAGTACGCGACCTTCGGCCCGAGTGACAGCCTCGATGCGCTCGTCGAAACGACGGGTGGGCAGACCTTCAGCCCGAGCCAGGGCGAACAGATAGCCAGTGAGGCACGCCAGAAGTCCACCCGGGTCCGCACCGTTCGGGACACCTGGGACTGGGTCGCCCTGCTCGGCGCACTCCTGCTGTTCACCGGCGAGGTGGTCGCCCGGCGTGTTCAAGTGTACCGCGGTCGCACCTCTCTGGAGAGTGGTCTCCCGTGA
- a CDS encoding VWA domain-containing protein produces the protein MVLSDVLLAPLGLAALLLAVPIVVLYLIRPDPQELTLPTFQFLVAGERQQSATPFLERISRSLLLLLQVLVVLVLAVGLATPYVTVSERATVEETVIVVDTSASMQTDADGQTRFQRAVAAAQEEVTGTTSIVTTTNGGEVVLQRGTPTAAQGTLDGLSPTDAPGALSGAISQAASLAGENARVVVLSDFAGEEWTTAVTTARGRGLSVDLQQFGGGGDGNVGFIDRRFSGSAVTLSVKNYGDSTVTRTVRLGNTQQEIQLGPDDVGSVTLPVPAGGSEAQLSPGDSFTTDDSVYVAAPADAAVDVLVLTNDRNRYLTTALSVVDRVNVTVRQPPTTIQGDYDIILYSNVDRSSLLPGNVETGRELVEDGGGVAVLAQDNLPQRYRDLLLIEPGETKAGATVGQTAQTQLTRGIDFQPPDEYVSGSLRSGSAQVQLSDGTPLIATEDRSGGRVMYYGYIEDRSSFKFNYQYPVFWKRAVYYLADREQLPALNHETGETVRFGNTTVEGPAGPFSGNSVRLQRAGLYRSESRQVSASLLDESESNTNVEALDQRSGTAGNLTRTERRSVPQPLTEYFALAGLVLALAEIGYLRRRGDL, from the coding sequence ATGGTCCTCTCGGACGTTTTGCTTGCCCCCCTGGGACTGGCCGCCCTCCTCCTTGCGGTGCCGATTGTGGTGCTGTATCTCATTCGACCGGACCCACAGGAACTCACGCTGCCGACGTTCCAGTTTCTCGTCGCCGGAGAACGCCAGCAGTCAGCGACGCCGTTTCTCGAACGGATCTCACGGAGCCTCCTGCTGCTGTTGCAGGTGCTCGTTGTACTGGTGCTTGCGGTCGGACTGGCGACACCGTACGTCACCGTCTCCGAGCGGGCGACGGTTGAGGAAACGGTCATCGTCGTCGACACGAGCGCGTCCATGCAGACAGACGCCGACGGGCAGACACGCTTCCAGCGGGCCGTCGCGGCCGCCCAGGAGGAGGTGACGGGGACGACCTCTATCGTCACCACGACCAACGGTGGCGAGGTAGTGCTCCAGCGCGGCACGCCGACAGCGGCACAGGGAACGCTGGACGGACTCAGCCCGACGGATGCGCCGGGAGCGCTCAGCGGTGCTATCTCGCAGGCAGCCTCGCTCGCCGGCGAGAACGCCAGAGTCGTCGTCCTCAGCGACTTCGCAGGTGAGGAGTGGACCACCGCGGTCACGACGGCGCGCGGGCGCGGCCTCTCCGTCGACCTCCAGCAGTTCGGTGGCGGCGGCGACGGGAACGTCGGCTTCATCGACCGGCGGTTCTCCGGCTCGGCGGTGACGCTGTCGGTGAAAAACTACGGCGACTCGACCGTGACCCGGACTGTCCGGCTGGGGAACACCCAGCAAGAGATCCAGCTTGGGCCCGACGACGTGGGTTCGGTGACGCTCCCGGTCCCGGCCGGCGGGAGCGAAGCCCAGCTTAGCCCGGGCGACAGTTTCACGACGGATGACAGCGTCTACGTCGCCGCACCGGCGGACGCGGCCGTTGACGTGCTGGTGCTGACAAACGACCGGAACCGGTACCTGACCACCGCGCTGTCGGTCGTCGACCGGGTGAACGTGACGGTCAGGCAGCCGCCGACAACGATTCAGGGCGACTACGACATCATCCTGTACAGCAACGTCGACAGGAGTTCGTTGCTCCCGGGGAACGTCGAAACCGGGCGCGAACTGGTCGAAGACGGTGGCGGCGTGGCGGTGCTGGCACAGGACAACCTCCCGCAGCGGTACCGAGACCTCCTCCTCATCGAACCCGGCGAGACCAAGGCGGGCGCAACGGTGGGCCAGACAGCACAGACACAGCTCACCCGCGGCATCGACTTCCAGCCTCCCGACGAGTACGTTTCGGGCTCGCTGCGCTCCGGGTCGGCCCAGGTCCAACTGAGCGACGGGACGCCGCTCATCGCGACCGAAGACCGGAGCGGTGGCCGCGTCATGTACTACGGCTACATCGAGGACCGGTCCAGCTTCAAGTTCAACTACCAGTACCCCGTGTTCTGGAAGCGGGCGGTGTACTATCTCGCGGACAGGGAACAGCTCCCGGCGCTGAACCACGAGACCGGCGAGACCGTCCGGTTCGGCAACACCACTGTCGAGGGGCCGGCTGGCCCTTTCTCCGGGAATTCGGTCCGGCTCCAGCGAGCCGGCCTCTACCGGAGCGAGAGCCGGCAGGTGAGCGCGTCGCTGCTGGACGAGAGCGAGTCAAACACCAACGTCGAAGCGCTCGACCAGCGCTCCGGAACGGCCGGGAACCTCACCCGGACCGAACGCCGGTCGGTGCCACAGCCGCTGACCGAATACTTCGCGCTGGCCGGGCTGGTACTCGCACTGGCCGAGATTGGATATCTCCGCCGGCGAGGTGATCTCTGA
- a CDS encoding helix-turn-helix domain-containing protein, which produces MDQAESGRTGTTTGTATERPLKILFEIELSDNCSCPLSDPDADIESVHNQIDDGICHAEMTVSDETGTPRVLHSTNQVGDGCLCLAFGEVGCVPRTRRADGDTLFIETYVSDRSVISELVEQLQSAAERVRLRRLTSRQDDETESEPATVDLSCLTTKQREAAILAVDEGYYRQPRQTTLDELASTLDISKSALSQRLNAVESKLATAAFDP; this is translated from the coding sequence ATGGACCAAGCCGAGAGCGGGCGTACAGGGACGACAACGGGTACCGCAACCGAACGGCCCCTCAAGATCCTGTTCGAAATTGAGCTGTCCGATAACTGTTCGTGTCCACTCTCGGATCCGGACGCAGACATCGAGAGCGTTCACAACCAGATCGACGACGGAATCTGCCACGCAGAGATGACTGTCTCCGATGAAACCGGTACTCCGCGGGTCCTGCATTCGACAAATCAGGTCGGGGACGGCTGCCTCTGTCTCGCGTTTGGCGAGGTCGGGTGTGTACCACGAACCCGACGCGCAGACGGTGACACCCTCTTCATCGAAACGTACGTCTCAGACCGGAGCGTCATCAGTGAGCTAGTCGAGCAGTTGCAATCGGCGGCTGAACGAGTCCGTCTGCGACGGCTAACATCCCGGCAGGACGACGAGACGGAGTCGGAGCCTGCGACTGTCGACCTCTCCTGTCTCACGACAAAACAACGGGAAGCGGCAATACTCGCGGTCGACGAAGGCTACTACCGGCAGCCCCGACAGACGACCCTCGACGAACTCGCATCGACACTGGACATCTCGAAATCGGCGCTCTCTCAGCGCCTGAACGCCGTCGAATCGAAACTCGCGACGGCCGCCTTCGACCCGTAG
- a CDS encoding 4Fe-4S ferredoxin N-terminal domain-containing protein, with product MDNPQQPRLTPIDEWEDEATAMLDGVDYDTDLGLRMARDAIRVSNGELSDAEFHEKYHEAVLAEFGEDERPTKPEGFDDD from the coding sequence ATGGACAACCCACAGCAGCCGAGATTGACGCCGATTGATGAGTGGGAAGATGAAGCAACAGCGATGCTTGACGGCGTCGACTACGACACTGACTTGGGACTACGGATGGCTCGTGACGCGATTCGTGTCTCGAACGGGGAACTGAGCGACGCCGAATTCCACGAAAAGTACCACGAGGCGGTACTGGCGGAGTTCGGTGAAGACGAGCGGCCGACCAAACCCGAGGGATTCGACGATGACTGA
- a CDS encoding molybdopterin-dependent oxidoreductase translates to MTDNDGLYRRDVLKAGGAAAALGLGGGEFLQGLAERGDETAASKHDTGIENYVGQNEVIQTVCSPNCRGKCPIDVHVRDGQVRKVEPHPPEDEQYKRACVLGLSHTQRVYDPTRLKYPMKRTDWSPDSPNPDGRGPDAEFERVSWDEALDLVADKMQSLKADHGAESILLHAGSGNYGQSGQAFSRLGSLFGTSQSAWGIDTNVGRGFNRVTGTGFFLPPTNEAEDWENANTIIVWGSDIFSSQFQMDASKVLDAVESGAKLVVVDPVYTTTASKADLWLPVRPGKDVHLALAMMHTVFEDGTYDEQFLRKRTTGPALVRKDTGDLLKSSTVFDDGSDDQVVAVERGSNTPVELEPETDGPYALFGEYTVDGIECETALTRLRDHVADYAPSKVAEKTGVDAENIRTAVRWLATRGPGGIAPSYAIGRYKHGHVFGQTYAMLLGLTGDYGRHGNIHAHHSGGASLSTGGWSAPEDADPGPSLYFPEYPDAILDGDPHKVRAVYSIESNMMGNQFPDRQRFRKAIKSLEMYVVADMHHTDTVQHADIILPAPHWFEQEDITSSWGSHPHISYRHKVQEPMWEARDDYYAIRGLAKRLGFGDYFPETKRELLRELASRDDAIDFETLFEQGTQKKQTVPIVKYTDAFPTDTGRIKMYDDDAPSEEGVTFDVPRPLEDRTADDYEKADEYPLMFMQKHSRFRIHSQYEMLNWVREVNPEPQLDIHPSDAKARGIEDGEYVRVYNDRGEMIVKAKYNEAFQPGLVNTDQGWWSRDYLKGHHNDLTHNEVSEVGQTMSFYDVRVAVEPAPDDLGTEKYESDNPRGTGAETSRAGGD, encoded by the coding sequence ATGACTGACAACGATGGCCTGTACCGACGTGACGTACTGAAAGCCGGGGGAGCGGCTGCTGCACTTGGCCTCGGCGGCGGTGAGTTCCTTCAGGGACTGGCCGAACGCGGAGACGAAACGGCGGCGTCAAAACACGACACGGGTATCGAGAACTATGTCGGGCAAAACGAGGTCATCCAGACCGTCTGTTCGCCGAACTGTCGTGGGAAGTGTCCCATCGACGTCCACGTCCGTGACGGACAGGTGAGGAAGGTCGAGCCACACCCGCCGGAAGACGAGCAGTACAAGCGGGCCTGCGTGCTCGGCCTCTCACACACCCAGCGCGTGTACGACCCGACAAGACTCAAATACCCGATGAAGCGCACCGACTGGTCGCCCGACTCCCCTAATCCCGACGGACGCGGTCCGGACGCCGAGTTCGAGCGCGTCTCCTGGGACGAGGCGCTCGACCTCGTCGCCGACAAAATGCAGTCGCTGAAAGCAGATCACGGCGCAGAGAGCATTCTCCTCCACGCAGGGTCGGGGAATTACGGCCAGTCCGGACAGGCGTTTAGTCGCCTGGGCTCCCTGTTCGGCACGAGCCAGTCAGCCTGGGGCATCGACACCAACGTCGGACGCGGATTCAACCGAGTCACCGGGACCGGCTTCTTCCTGCCACCGACGAACGAAGCCGAGGACTGGGAGAACGCGAACACCATCATCGTCTGGGGGTCGGACATCTTCTCCAGTCAGTTCCAGATGGATGCCTCGAAGGTCCTCGATGCTGTCGAGAGCGGGGCGAAACTCGTCGTGGTGGATCCGGTATATACGACGACTGCGTCGAAAGCCGACCTGTGGCTCCCGGTCAGGCCCGGGAAAGACGTGCATCTCGCGCTTGCGATGATGCACACCGTCTTCGAGGACGGGACGTACGACGAACAGTTCCTCCGGAAGCGAACGACCGGTCCGGCGCTAGTGCGGAAAGACACCGGTGACCTGCTCAAGTCGAGCACCGTCTTCGACGATGGCAGCGACGACCAGGTCGTCGCGGTCGAACGGGGCAGTAACACGCCGGTCGAACTCGAACCCGAGACCGACGGCCCGTACGCCCTCTTCGGTGAGTACACCGTCGACGGCATCGAATGTGAGACAGCACTGACCCGACTCCGTGACCACGTGGCCGACTACGCCCCATCGAAAGTCGCGGAGAAGACTGGTGTCGACGCGGAGAACATCCGCACTGCAGTCCGATGGCTGGCGACTCGCGGCCCCGGTGGCATCGCCCCGAGTTACGCGATCGGGCGGTACAAACACGGGCACGTCTTCGGCCAGACCTACGCGATGCTGCTGGGGCTGACCGGTGACTACGGCCGGCACGGGAACATCCACGCGCACCATTCCGGCGGTGCGTCGCTCAGTACCGGTGGCTGGAGCGCTCCCGAGGACGCCGACCCCGGACCGTCGCTGTACTTCCCCGAATATCCGGACGCGATACTCGACGGTGACCCGCACAAGGTCAGGGCCGTCTACTCTATCGAGTCGAACATGATGGGGAACCAGTTCCCGGACCGCCAGCGGTTCAGAAAGGCTATCAAGAGCCTTGAGATGTACGTCGTCGCGGACATGCACCACACGGACACGGTCCAGCACGCGGACATCATCCTCCCGGCCCCACACTGGTTCGAACAGGAGGACATCACGTCCAGCTGGGGGTCCCACCCACACATCAGCTATCGACACAAGGTCCAGGAACCGATGTGGGAGGCCAGAGACGACTACTACGCGATCCGCGGGCTTGCGAAGCGACTCGGATTCGGTGATTACTTCCCGGAGACAAAACGCGAACTGCTCCGGGAACTCGCCAGCCGGGACGACGCCATCGACTTCGAGACGCTGTTCGAACAGGGGACCCAGAAGAAACAGACCGTTCCCATCGTCAAGTACACCGATGCATTCCCCACTGACACGGGGCGCATCAAAATGTACGACGATGACGCCCCGAGCGAGGAGGGCGTAACGTTCGATGTCCCACGGCCACTCGAAGACCGGACAGCCGACGACTACGAGAAGGCCGACGAGTACCCGCTGATGTTCATGCAGAAGCACAGTCGGTTCCGCATCCACTCACAGTACGAGATGCTGAACTGGGTGCGCGAGGTAAACCCCGAACCGCAGCTGGACATCCATCCGTCGGATGCGAAGGCTCGCGGTATCGAGGACGGCGAGTACGTCCGCGTGTACAACGACCGCGGCGAGATGATTGTGAAGGCGAAGTACAACGAGGCGTTCCAGCCCGGGCTGGTAAACACTGACCAGGGATGGTGGTCGCGTGACTACCTCAAGGGCCACCACAACGACCTCACACACAACGAGGTCAGTGAAGTCGGCCAGACAATGTCGTTCTACGATGTCCGCGTCGCCGTCGAGCCGGCCCCCGACGACCTCGGCACGGAGAAGTACGAATCGGACAACCCGCGTGGGACTGGCGCTGAAACATCACGTGCAGGAGGTGACTAA